The proteins below come from a single Thalassobaculum sp. OXR-137 genomic window:
- a CDS encoding CopG family ribbon-helix-helix protein, which yields MTASTTMTIRVRPDVKEKLDRIANDTQRSKSFLAGEAVAAYVDRELEIIDGIKRGMADAAAGRVIPHAQAVAEMREVIEEAKRRKAARG from the coding sequence ATGACCGCCAGCACCACCATGACGATTCGGGTTAGGCCCGATGTGAAAGAAAAGCTCGACCGGATCGCGAACGACACGCAGCGAAGCAAATCCTTCCTCGCCGGCGAGGCCGTCGCCGCCTATGTCGATCGCGAGCTTGAAATCATCGACGGTATCAAGCGCGGCATGGCCGATGCGGCGGCCGGCCGAGTGATCCCTCATGCGCAGGCCGTCGCGGAAATGCGTGAGGTTATCGAGGAAGCGAAGCGCCGGAAAGCC